In the genome of Sulfurimonas autotrophica DSM 16294, the window TGAACTTCACATGGAAGCAGCAATGAGAGGCGTACCGCCTGCTATGTATGAAGTGGCATTAATGCTTGAGCGCGGGCTTGGATGTATGCAAAACTACTCAGAGGCGGCATTTTGGTATGAAGAGGCTGCAAAACGCGGACATATTCAGGCATTTAACAATCTTGGCGCACTCTATAAAGAGGGGCATGGTGTTATACAAGATGATGCACGCTGTTTTGTGTGTTTTAAACGCGCGGCAGACGGTGGTCTGGCAGAAGGACTGTACAATTTGGGACTTTTGTATGACCAGGGAGTCGGCTGTGAAATGGATAATGACAAAGCCCTTGATTTATGCCGAAAAGCTGCCTATAAAGGGCATGCAAAAGCCAAAGAGATTATCAAAGGTCTGCAAGAGGACGGCAAAATTGTGTTTTAAGGAGATGACTTGTTTACAGGATTAATAAGAGAAGTTGCAAAGGTTAAAAGCTTTGCGGGTTCTACTCTTAGCATCAGATCAAAATATAAAGCAAACCTTGGCGATTCCATTGCTATAAACGGTGCCTGTTTAACTGTTGTAAAAGTAGATGCAGACGGTTTTGCCGTAGAACTCTCTCCTGAGAGTCAAAAACTTTTAGCCATAGAAAATTATAAAAATGAGGTTCATATAGAACCTGCTATGAAAATGGGTGACAGATTTGAGGGGCATATTGTTCAGGGGCATGTTGATACCGTAGGCACTATCAAAGAGATAAAAAACAATGGTAATTCCTATGATGTTTTTATAACAGTGAACAAAAAATTTATTCCCTATATCGTGCCAAAAGGCTCAATCACTATAGACGGCGTAAGCCTGACAGTCAATGATGTAAACGAGGAGAGTTTTCGGCTCACTATTATTCCTCACACTATGAAAGAGACGCTTTTTAAAAACTACCGCAAAGGCAGCAAAGTCAATGTCGAGACAGATATGTTTGCACGCTATGTGGCACACATCATCAATCATCAAAAATCAACATCACTTTCCTGGAATGAAATTGATGCAATCAACGCAAGTTTTTAAGGCACAACAATTAAAAATCAAGTTTTAAAAGATAACTTTGGACACAACAGTTTCAGAGAACTCCAAGAAGAAGGTGTTGATGCCATTTTAAATGCTCAAGATTTACTTATGATACTGCCAACCGGCGGCGGAAAATCTCTTGTATATCAACTCCCGACTATGCTTATGGATGGCATAACGATTGTCGTCTCTCCGCTTATAGCACTCATGCAGGATCAAGTCCGCGCACTGCAGGCACAAAATATAGCTGCTCAAATGATAAGTTCTGCACAAAGCTATGATGAAGTGCAAGATATTATTGCAATGGCGCATAACGGCAGTTTAAAATTTCTCTATCTCTCTCCCGAACGCCTCAACAACGGCAATACCATTGAATTGCTTCGCTCCTTACATGTAAACTTCTTTGTTATAGATGAAGCACACTGTATTTCACAATGGGGGCATGAATTTCGAGATGATTACAGAGCTTTGGGAAATTTAAAACATAATTTTCCAAATACCGCGATAGCTGCTTTTACAGCAACATCAACGGACAATGTTACAGACGATATACTTAGAGAACTCCGCCTTGAAAATCCTCTGCTTCTCAAAGGAAAAGTATTTCGTAAAAATATCTTTATCTCAGCCCAAAGACGCATCAGCAACGGACATGCACAACTCAAAAACTTTTTAGCGAGACATCAAGATGAGAGCGGTATTATTTATGTCAGTTCACGCAAAAAAGCAGAAGAACTGAGCACTTTTTTAAATGTCAACGGATACAAATCTCTAGCCTATCATGCCGGACTGCCACAGCATGTAAGAGAGCAGAATTTTAAAATATTTGTCAATGATAAAATCAACATTATGGTTGCCACAATAGCTTTTGGAATGGGCATAGACAAAAGCGATATCCGTTTTGTAGTGCATATGTCTTTACCAAAATCGCAGGAAAACTACTATCAGGAGATAGGACGTGCCGGACGTGACGGAGAGGACAGTGAAGTGCTGCTTCTTTTTAATGCAGGTGATATGGCGCAGCACAAAAGATTTTTAGCAGATATAACAAATGAAGAGTACAAAACCCACCTCGATAAAAAAATAGACAAAATCTATAAATATGCGACAAGTGAAATCTGTTTTCACAAACAGCTCGCTGAGTACTTTAATGACACACTTGATGCCTGCAAAGAGCGATGTGACAACTGCTTGAGCTCTGATGACAAACGCCAAGACATCACCAAAGAAGCACAGATGATTTTAAGTACCATCTATAAAACCAATCAGGGTTTTGGGAAAAACTACATAATAGATATTTTACGCAGTTCCACAGAGCAAAAAATTCTCTCAAATGGTGCTGACAAGCTCTCTGTTTACGGAATCGGAATAGGACTGAGCAAGAAAGAATGGTTTGTAATTGTTGAGCGTCTTTTGGAACTAAAAATTTTAATGCTTGGAGATTTCAATGTGCTCAAGCTTACAAATGAAGCTATAGAGATTTTAAAATCACAAAAACTCGTAGATATTAAATCATCAAGACTACAGATAAATATAAAAGAGAAAAAAATCAAGCAGGAAAAAGAGTTTGATTATGACGAAGAACTGTTTGAAAAACTTCGCACAAAAAGGGCAGAATTAGCCGCCGAACTCGGTGTACCTGCTTACATCATTTTTAGCGATAAAACACTCAAACATCTTGCAAATGATATGCCGACAAATAAAGAAGAGATGCTCGAAGTCAATGGAGTAGGCGAAAAGAAATTTGCACAGTTTGGAGAAAAGTTTTTAGATGTTATTAAGGACTAAGGGCAAGGTTGAAAAATTCTTCATCGCTTAACGGTCTGATATCAGGATTACAAGCTATTTTATGCTCCATATCTACACTCTTATAATTTTCCAGCGCAATACAAGAAGCCACTGTCGCGTCCCTGTAATCATCCCCTGAATTTATATAAATGTTAAAACCGTTTACATGTAAAGCCAGACGAGTTTTGAGTGCTATGGAATATGTTGTCACAATCGCATCATTTTTCATACATTTTTTTATATCACTGAAATACTCTTGTGTCCAAAGAACAGGATTGGAAGATGGTGAAAATGCATCCTGATATACTATATCAAACTTGTTTTCAAATTTTTTTACATATTCACGGGCATCTCCTACAAAGAGCTCTATATAAAAATTTTCATCTTTATAAATTCCTTTGCTACTCAAAGCCTCAATAATCTTTTTTAAACTCTCAAATTCAGCAGGATATTCAAAATTTATCAATGATTTTATCAAAGAAGCATCAAGTTCCGGAGAATAAATATTTACTTTCATTTGCGGTGCATATTTTTTGTAATGCAAAATTGTTACTAAGGTATTGAATCCCAGTCCATAACAAATATCTAAAATATTTACTTCATTTTTACTCTTTACATGTAAAAAAGCAGGCAAAACATGTTTTGTCAATGATTCATGCAGGGCCCCGTCTCTGGTTGAATGATAATGTTCATCATACTCTTTTGAATAAGCCGTAAAAGAGCCGTCTTGACTCAGTGTAAGTGTATGCAGATCATCATTAAAACTCAAAGCCCGTTACCCCACATATGCATTTTTTTTGCCATAACCAAATCAAACTCATCTAAAATATCTATTTCATTAGGTGCACGAAATTCAAATTTTTCAAGCATCTCTTTTGTTGCTCTTATATCCATAGTTCCTTTTTCTTGCATTATTATCACATCAGCTGTATTTGCCAGCGTTGTGTATGTAATTCTAAGCAATAATTGAGGGTTTTTATGTTGCAATAATATATCTTTAAATATTACCATGTCATTATCACGAGGCAAAGCACGAAAAGGATTTGAAAGATTGGTTATTAATTGTATTTTAGTATCTGAGAGTTCATCCGGTATTTTCGGTTTTTCTTCTGCATAAAGTGCAAGATGAAATTCTCCATCCACTTCTGAGATGAGTTTTTGCAAAGCCAGTGTTGTTGCATCAATTTTATCAGTTATTTGAATGTAATGATTTCCCGGAAGGGGGTTAAAAAGTTCTAAAAACTGTTTTAACTCCATAGTGCTTCCTAATATGCCAGGTCGTGAAGTTCGCGAAATAAAAATGCTTCTACAATTTCATCAATTGTTTTTTGCGTGTGTGCAACAAGCACAATCATAGACATATTGATAAAATCCATAACTGCCTCTCCATCATTAGATACAACGACTGCCTCCGGCCATGCTTCAAAACCGTCGTACGTGTCTGCATGAAGTACTTCTACAAGCTCACCCTCTTCTATACGTAATTCTGCCCAGGTTTTTGCTTCTAAAACTGATGTGATTTGTGCTTCTTGCACATCAGTACTGTCCATTGGTACGACAACTAGCATTAGCCGTTTATCTCTTTGAGTTTCTTTTTACTCAGCTTTAATTTTTCATTATCCATCACACCTATATTATGTGAAAGTATATCGCTTGCAATTTTTTTGGCATTTTTAAGTGAATGCATTTTGTAACTTCCGCATTGGTAAACATTTAGTTCAGGAATATCTTTTTTGCTTTTCACTTTTAAAACATCTTCCATAGACTTTTTCCAAGCCTTTGCAACTCTTTTTTCATCAGGGGTCCCTATTAATGACATATAAAAACCTGTACGGCATCCCATAGGAGAAATATCAATGATCTCAACATCTTTAGAATTTAAATGCTCTCTCATAAAACCTGCAAAGAGGTGTTCAAGAGTATGAATTCCGCGTCCGTCCATTTTCTCTACATTTGGTTTGTAAAAACGTAAATCAAAAACCGTAATTTTATCTCCGCATGGTGTTTTCATAACTTTTGCTTTACGCACTGCAGGTGCAGGCATAATTGTGTGGTCTACTGTAAATGAGTCTAATAATGGCATCTCTAATTCCTTAATTTTATTTCGATTATTTTATATTTAAAGTATTTTATCATGTTTTGATTTATATTTATTGAAAAAGAAAAGTTAGATAAATAAAAAGTAAAAACTGAAGAAGTTTTAGATTTAGTGTAGATTGTGCAAAATATCCAACTAAGGCTAGGCTATAGCCTGCCGTGTTGGATTTTTGTGCTAGATTCACTGAAGCTAGAAGTTCGCTACTATACGCGAGCTTCTTCACGTCTGTTTAGATACGCCCAGTTTGCGTCTACACGCTCTTGCCACTCTTTAATTAAGTACTTATACTCATCTTTAAAAAGATGTTTAAAACGCCCTTGTGCTGCAAGATATTCTTCAACAGGAACAACATTTTTAGGTCTGTAAGTAATATTTAACTCATGCCCGTCAATGATTTCATACAATGGAAATACCAATGAATCAGTTGCAAGATCTGTTATGTGCATCGTATCTTTAGGGTCAAATTTCCACTCAGTAGTACAAGGAGAAACTGCATTGATAAATACAGGTCCGTCAACTTCCATACCATGTTGGATTTTTTTCACCATGTCTTTCCATTTATTTGGAGCAACCTGTGCCGCATATGGTATATGATGGGCAGCCATAATACTCATCATATCTTTTTTGTTTTTAGTCTCACCATAACTTACACGACCAGCAGGTGTTGTTGTTGCTGATGCACCGATTGGTGTTGATGATGAACGTTGTCCACCCGTATTTGCATATACTTCATTATCAAGAACAACATACATCATGTTGTGACCACGTTCCATACAGCCAGATATCCACTGAAAACCGATATCATAAGAAGCACCGTCTCCACCAAAAGCAACAAACTTAGGATTACGGTCAGGCTGCTTTAGGCGACCTTTATTCTTCAGTGCTTTATACATAGCTTCAGCACCTGCAACTGCAGTTGAACCGTTTTCAAAACCGATATGAATCCAAGAAGCATCCCAAGATGTATATGGATAAACAGCCGTACATACTTCCAAACATCCAGTTGATGCTGCAAGAACCAAGTCATCATTTGTCGCGTTTAAAACTTCACGAACAATGATAGAGTGTGCACAACCGGGGCAAAGAAGGTTTGCACCTTCAAAACGGTCTGCTGATGTAGAAAACTCTTTTAAGTTTTTTATTTTTTTCATTTCACTCATAGTTTTCTCCTATAAAAATTGTAATTTCGGTCCACGAACACCGATGAATTGTTGTAGTGGAGTCAATACTTTTCCTGCATCAACATTTGCCTGAAGTTCACTGTAAAGATCAGTTAAATGTTTTTTTGTTAAGTCACGCCCACCAAGACCGTAAACATAGCCAGAAAGCAATGCTTTTGTATCTGTATTATATAAAGCACCTGCAAGTTCATTGAACAACATGCCCGGCGCACCATTTGGAGATGAACGATCAAGTGCTGCAATAGCTTTAACATCTTTCAATGCTTCTTGAACTTCAAAGAATGGGAAAGGACGAATAACGCGAAGTCCTACAACACCGGCTTTTACACCTTTTCCTCTCATCTCTTTTGCCACTTCACGAGCAGTTTCAACTGAAGTACCCATACAAACAACGGCAATATCTGCATCTTCCATGTCGTACTTTTCAACTATGTTATATTTACGACCTGTTAACTTTTCAAAATCATCAAACGCAGTTTGAATCTTAGGCATAACTTTTGTCATAAGGTCATTATGTTGACGTGCTTTATGTTCAAAGTGCCAGTCTTCTTCAGTTTGTACACCATGTGTTACCGGATGTTCAAAGTCAAGCATATCATTCATAGGTTTAAAATCACCTACAAAGCTATACGCCGTATCATCATCCATAGTTTTAACACCTTGAGCCGTATGAGAAGTCATAAATCCATCTTGGTGTACCATACATGGAAGTCTTACATCATGATCTTCAGCGACACGGAATGCGATGAAATTTAAATCATAAGCCTCTTGAGGAGAATATGCATCAAGTTGAATCCAGCCAGAGTCACGGCCAAGATACATATCAGAATGGTCACCATTAACGTTCAGCGGTGCAGCAAGTGCACGGTTTACAACGTTAAGAACGATCGGTAAACGCATACCAGAAGCCTGATAGAGTGTTTCAACCATAAGTGCAAAACCTTGTGAAGATGTTGCCGTTGCAACACGTCCACCTGCAGCAGAAGCACCGATACAGCCACTCATTGCAGCATGCTCAGACTCAACCATTACAAATTCACCCTCAATGTAATTATCTGCTAAAAATTTTGCATATCCTTCAACAATAGGAGTTGACGGTGTAATTGGGTATGCCGACACAACATCAATTTGACACTGTCTTAGTGCTTGTGCAGCTGCGAAGTTTCCATCCCATACTTCGATATCTCTTAATTCCATTTTATCAAATGCCATCTATTTCTCCTTTGTTTCTTTAGCAGGCCAATTTGCTATTTCTGTCTCTTCGTCTGCTTTTTCCGGGAACATTAAAAGTGATTTTGGATTTGTAGGACAAACCTCAACACAGATACCACACCCTTTACAGTGATCCATATCTATACCTATCATTTTTTTATCTCTTGAAATAATTGAAATGTCTGGACAATATACCCAGCAAAATTGACAATCTATACAAAAATCTTTATTAAAAACCGGTTTTTCAATTCTCCAATCTGCCACACTCGCACGAAACGAACTGTTCTCTGTGTAATTACGATCTTCCTGAAGTGTTCCGGCTATATCACCAGCCTCACCCTCAAATGTACGAAGCATTGCTCCGATTTCAAATTCGTCCCAACCTGTATTTGCCATCATCAGCTCCTTATTTTACTTCGTCATATGCGCGTTGAATCGCTATCATATTTGCATCAATAATCTTTTGTGGTAATTTTTTAAGAATTCTCTGCATACTTTCTTTGAAAAAATCAATGTCATACATACCGGATATTTTCATAAAGGCACCAAGCATCGGTGTATTTGGAATTGCACGACCAATAGTCTCTTGTGCTATTTTAATACAGTCAACAGTATGTACTTCTTTACCTTCTAATTTTGGTTGAGATGCAACAAGTTCATCTGTGCTCATATGTGTTGTGATTATATATTTTGTATCTTCTTTGCCATTAATAGTTACATCTGTTGTGTAAACTAAAGCCGGGTCAATTACAAAGACATAATCCGGTTCCATGTATTTTTCATGGTTCATAATGACTTTATCATCAACACGGTTATATGCTGTCATAGCAGCTCCACGTTTTGCAGAACCGTAGAATGCAAATGCCTGTACTTCTTTTCCCGTTGTAGAAATAACGTCAGCCAAGCCTTTAGCACCTGTTACAGCACCTTGACCCGCACGACTATGCCATCTAATTTCTAGCATAAATTCTCCTTCAATTTTTTCAAGAAATTTTTAATATTTTCTTTTCATACTATTTATCTGTATTTTAGGCAACCGGCACTTAAATATAGCTTGATGATATAATTAAGATTACTCCGTAAGTTAATAGTGTGATGATTTTCTACTCTCTAAGTACTTAACAGCATCTAGTGAATCACGAAATATAATATTTGTAAACTCTTTCAATGTCTCTTTTTTATCATATCCGCTTAAAACACCTATAGAATTTATACCTGCATTTTTAGCTGAAATCAAATCAAGCTGTGTATCGCCTATCATCCATATTTCTTTGTTATTTGTATCAAAACTTTCCAATGCTCTTAAAATCGGTTCTGCATGCGGCTTCGGGTTTTGTACATGTTCTCTGCCTATAAGGACATCAAACTTATCCATCAATCCAAAATGTTCCATCAAAACCTGAGAATATTTTCCTGTTTTTGTCGTAACAATACCCAAAGAAGCAAACTTTGCAGCAGACTCAACTGCCTCTTTGGCATTTTGCAATAGTATTGTTTTTTGTGTCGATATTTTTCTGTAATGTTCCTTATATGTATTTACAAAGTCCCAAATCATATCTTCTTTCATACCAAGTTCCCTATACATAACATCCAAAGGATGCCCAATAAGTGCTTTTATCTGTTCATCATCAGGCGATGAAAAATCATATACTGCAAATGAGTTGTGAAAACTCTCCAAAATCGCTTCAGTTGAATCTATAAGTGTTCCGTCTAAATCAAATAATATTATCAAATTAATTTTTCTCCCATTGTATGTAGTTATGCCATATACCCCCAAGTGCCGGTTCTATATGCTTAATATCTTTATTGACAGCCGTGATGGAATTTGATATATATAAAAAAAGATAGGG includes:
- the recQ gene encoding DNA helicase RecQ, with the translated sequence MKNQVLKDNFGHNSFRELQEEGVDAILNAQDLLMILPTGGGKSLVYQLPTMLMDGITIVVSPLIALMQDQVRALQAQNIAAQMISSAQSYDEVQDIIAMAHNGSLKFLYLSPERLNNGNTIELLRSLHVNFFVIDEAHCISQWGHEFRDDYRALGNLKHNFPNTAIAAFTATSTDNVTDDILRELRLENPLLLKGKVFRKNIFISAQRRISNGHAQLKNFLARHQDESGIIYVSSRKKAEELSTFLNVNGYKSLAYHAGLPQHVREQNFKIFVNDKINIMVATIAFGMGIDKSDIRFVVHMSLPKSQENYYQEIGRAGRDGEDSEVLLLFNAGDMAQHKRFLADITNEEYKTHLDKKIDKIYKYATSEICFHKQLAEYFNDTLDACKERCDNCLSSDDKRQDITKEAQMILSTIYKTNQGFGKNYIIDILRSSTEQKILSNGADKLSVYGIGIGLSKKEWFVIVERLLELKILMLGDFNVLKLTNEAIEILKSQKLVDIKSSRLQINIKEKKIKQEKEFDYDEELFEKLRTKRAELAAELGVPAYIIFSDKTLKHLANDMPTNKEEMLEVNGVGEKKFAQFGEKFLDVIKD
- a CDS encoding 4Fe-4S dicluster-binding protein, encoding MANTGWDEFEIGAMLRTFEGEAGDIAGTLQEDRNYTENSSFRASVADWRIEKPVFNKDFCIDCQFCWVYCPDISIISRDKKMIGIDMDHCKGCGICVEVCPTNPKSLLMFPEKADEETEIANWPAKETKEK
- the ribE gene encoding riboflavin synthase, with the protein product MFTGLIREVAKVKSFAGSTLSIRSKYKANLGDSIAINGACLTVVKVDADGFAVELSPESQKLLAIENYKNEVHIEPAMKMGDRFEGHIVQGHVDTVGTIKEIKNNGNSYDVFITVNKKFIPYIVPKGSITIDGVSLTVNDVNEESFRLTIIPHTMKETLFKNYRKGSKVNVETDMFARYVAHIINHQKSTSLSWNEIDAINASF
- a CDS encoding thiamine pyrophosphate-dependent enzyme, translated to MSEMKKIKNLKEFSTSADRFEGANLLCPGCAHSIIVREVLNATNDDLVLAASTGCLEVCTAVYPYTSWDASWIHIGFENGSTAVAGAEAMYKALKNKGRLKQPDRNPKFVAFGGDGASYDIGFQWISGCMERGHNMMYVVLDNEVYANTGGQRSSSTPIGASATTTPAGRVSYGETKNKKDMMSIMAAHHIPYAAQVAPNKWKDMVKKIQHGMEVDGPVFINAVSPCTTEWKFDPKDTMHITDLATDSLVFPLYEIIDGHELNITYRPKNVVPVEEYLAAQGRFKHLFKDEYKYLIKEWQERVDANWAYLNRREEARV
- a CDS encoding pyruvate flavodoxin oxidoreductase subunit gamma — encoded protein: MLEIRWHSRAGQGAVTGAKGLADVISTTGKEVQAFAFYGSAKRGAAMTAYNRVDDKVIMNHEKYMEPDYVFVIDPALVYTTDVTINGKEDTKYIITTHMSTDELVASQPKLEGKEVHTVDCIKIAQETIGRAIPNTPMLGAFMKISGMYDIDFFKESMQRILKKLPQKIIDANMIAIQRAYDEVK
- a CDS encoding HAD family hydrolase; its protein translation is MIILFDLDGTLIDSTEAILESFHNSFAVYDFSSPDDEQIKALIGHPLDVMYRELGMKEDMIWDFVNTYKEHYRKISTQKTILLQNAKEAVESAAKFASLGIVTTKTGKYSQVLMEHFGLMDKFDVLIGREHVQNPKPHAEPILRALESFDTNNKEIWMIGDTQLDLISAKNAGINSIGVLSGYDKKETLKEFTNIIFRDSLDAVKYLESRKSSHY
- a CDS encoding tRNA (5-methylaminomethyl-2-thiouridine)(34)-methyltransferase MnmD, with the protein product MSFNDDLHTLTLSQDGSFTAYSKEYDEHYHSTRDGALHESLTKHVLPAFLHVKSKNEVNILDICYGLGFNTLVTILHYKKYAPQMKVNIYSPELDASLIKSLINFEYPAEFESLKKIIEALSSKGIYKDENFYIELFVGDAREYVKKFENKFDIVYQDAFSPSSNPVLWTQEYFSDIKKCMKNDAIVTTYSIALKTRLALHVNGFNIYINSGDDYRDATVASCIALENYKSVDMEHKIACNPDIRPLSDEEFFNLALSP
- a CDS encoding tetratricopeptide repeat protein, giving the protein MIQKANEAYNAGDYKTAYALYTQLAQQDNADAQTSLGYMHQMAQGCEKDEAKTLELYTKAAEAKQPYALFNLAILYENGVGGVKHDMFKAHELHMEAAMRGVPPAMYEVALMLERGLGCMQNYSEAAFWYEEAAKRGHIQAFNNLGALYKEGHGVIQDDARCFVCFKRAADGGLAEGLYNLGLLYDQGVGCEMDNDKALDLCRKAAYKGHAKAKEIIKGLQEDGKIVF
- a CDS encoding 2-oxoacid:ferredoxin oxidoreductase subunit alpha, translating into MAFDKMELRDIEVWDGNFAAAQALRQCQIDVVSAYPITPSTPIVEGYAKFLADNYIEGEFVMVESEHAAMSGCIGASAAGGRVATATSSQGFALMVETLYQASGMRLPIVLNVVNRALAAPLNVNGDHSDMYLGRDSGWIQLDAYSPQEAYDLNFIAFRVAEDHDVRLPCMVHQDGFMTSHTAQGVKTMDDDTAYSFVGDFKPMNDMLDFEHPVTHGVQTEEDWHFEHKARQHNDLMTKVMPKIQTAFDDFEKLTGRKYNIVEKYDMEDADIAVVCMGTSVETAREVAKEMRGKGVKAGVVGLRVIRPFPFFEVQEALKDVKAIAALDRSSPNGAPGMLFNELAGALYNTDTKALLSGYVYGLGGRDLTKKHLTDLYSELQANVDAGKVLTPLQQFIGVRGPKLQFL
- the luxS gene encoding S-ribosylhomocysteine lyase, producing MPLLDSFTVDHTIMPAPAVRKAKVMKTPCGDKITVFDLRFYKPNVEKMDGRGIHTLEHLFAGFMREHLNSKDVEIIDISPMGCRTGFYMSLIGTPDEKRVAKAWKKSMEDVLKVKSKKDIPELNVYQCGSYKMHSLKNAKKIASDILSHNIGVMDNEKLKLSKKKLKEING